In a genomic window of Erigeron canadensis isolate Cc75 chromosome 5, C_canadensis_v1, whole genome shotgun sequence:
- the LOC122599707 gene encoding F-box/kelch-repeat protein At1g22040: MGGLLSINSSRQSEGFQVSQSESCKRQKTSSSLWDDKPRLIPSLPDEISLEILARLPRMCYLNVKGVSRSWKAAVVSPEIYKIRKELGTTEEWLYILTKNQGDRLFWYALDPISRKWQKLPPIPNVLLEDDFRRGLSGSRMWNMVGSSIRIADAVRGWLGRRDGSDQTPFCGCAIAAIDGCLYMLGGFSKASAMNHVWKYDPVSNSWSEANPMGVGRAYCKTGVLNKKLYVVGGVSRGRGGLTPLQSAEVYDPQTGLWSEVPSMPFSKAQVLPTAFLADLLKPIATGLTSYRGKLYVPQSLYCWPFFVDVGGEVYDPETNSWVDMPTGMGEGWPAKQAGTKLSVLVDGDLYALDPSSSLESARIKVYDYQVDSWKVVEGDVPIRDFAESESPYLLAGLLGKLHVITKDANHNIAVMQAVKENDSEVVTSGAGTSESIVTSEHNIWTVIASRDSGSAELVSCQNLDI, translated from the coding sequence ATGGGTGGTTTATTAAGCATAAATAGTTCTAGACAGTCAGAGGGTTTTCAGGTTTCGCAGAGTGAATCTTGTAAGAGGCAAAAGACGTCATCAAGCTTATGGGATGATAAGCCGCGTTTGATTCCCAGTCTCCCTGATGAAATATCACTTGAGATTCTTGCTAGGCTTCCAAGAATGTGCTATTTGAATGTGAAGGGGGTGTCACGCAGCTGGAAAGCTGCAGTGGTGAGTCCTGAAATTTATAAGATCAGGAAAGAACTCGGGACGACAGAGGAATGGCTTTATATTTTGACCAAGAATCAAGGAGATAGACTTTTTTGGTACGCATTGGACCCGATTTCTAGAAAATGGCAAAAATTGCCACCTATTCCTAATGTGCTTTTGGAAGATGATTTTAGAAGAGGCTTATCTGGTTCTAGAATGTGGAACATGGTGGGATCAAGTATCAGAATTGCAGATGCAGTCAGGGGATGGCTGGGAAGGAGGGATGGCTCAGATCAAACCCCGTTTTGTGGTTGTGCTATTGCAGCCATTGATGGCTGCCTGTACATGCTGGGTGGTTTCTCTAAAGCCTCTGCCATGAACCATGTCTGGAAATATGACCCTGTTTCAAACTCTTGGAGTGAAGCAAATCCCATGGGTGTCGGTAGAGCTTATTGTAAAACGGGCGTGTTAAACAAGAAGTTATATGTTGTTGGTGGTGTTAGTAGGGGTCGTGGTGGTTTGACACCACTCCAATCTGCAGAGGTTTATGATCCCCAAACTGGGTTGTGGTCGGAAGTGCCTAGCATGCCATTTTCAAAAGCACAAGTGTTACCAACAGCCTTTCTTGCGGATTTGCTTAAGCCAATTGCAACTGGATTGACATCCTATAGAGGAAAACTATATGTTCCTCAGAGTTTATATTGCTGGCCTTTTTTTGTTGATGTTGGCGGTGAAGTTTATGATCCGGAAACGAATTCATGGGTAGATATGCCTACAGGCATGGGTGAAGGTTGGCCTGCTAAGCAAGCCGGAACTAAATTAAGTGTCCTTGTCGATGGTGATCTGTACGCATTAGACCCCTCTAGCTCTTTGGAAAGTGCTAGAATAAAGGTTTATGATTACCAGGTTGATTCTTGGAAAGTGGTTGAAGGTGATGTACCTATTCGTGACTTCGCAGAGTCAGAGTCACCATATCTACTCGCAGGTTTACTCGGGAAGCTTCATGTCATCACTAAAGATGCCAACCATAATATTGCAGTAATGCAGGCAGTTAAAGAAAATGATTCGGAGGTTGTTACTTCTGGAGCTGGAACATCTGAATCGATAGTAACATCTGAGCATAATATTTGGACTGTGATTGCTTCACGAGATTCTGGTTCTGCCGAGCTTGTCAGCTGTCAAAATCTTGATATATAG
- the LOC122600178 gene encoding chlorophyll a-b binding protein CP24 10A, chloroplastic, whose amino-acid sequence MAAASSAAVVNGLGSSFLSGGKRSQTLLSAPVGGASVVVAPRRLVITAAAAPKKSWIPAVKGGGNLVDPEWLDGSLPGDFGFDPLGLGKDPAFLKWYREAELIHGRWAMAAVLGIFVGQAWSGIPWFEAGADPGAIAPFSFGTLLGTQLLLMGWVESKRWVDFFNPESQSVDWATPWSKTAENFANATGEQGYPGGKFFDPLSFAGTIQNGVYIPDTEKLDRLKLAEIKHARLAMVAMLIFYFEAGQGKTPLGALGL is encoded by the exons ATGGCAGCTGCTTCCTCTGCTGCTGTAGTTAATGGATTAGGCTCATCTTTTTTATCTGGTGGAAAGAGGAGCCAGACACTGTTATCTGCACCGGTTGGTGGTGCCAGCGTGGTAGTGGCTCCTAGGCGGTTAGTTATCACTGCTGCTGCTGCTCCTAAAAAATCATGGATCCCTGCTGTTAAAGGTGGTGGCAATTTGGTCGACCCCGAGTGGCTCGATGGCTC GCTCCCAGGAGACTTTGGGTTCGATCCACTCGGTCTAGGCAAGGACCCGGCATTTCTAAAATGGTACAGAGAAGCAGAACTCATTCACGGGCGTTGGGCTATGGCAGCCGTGCTAGGTATATTTGTGGGTCAGGCATGGAGTGGTATCCCATGGTTCGAAGCAGGAGCCGACCCAGGTGCCATTGCTCCATTCTCATTCGGAACTCTACTCGGAACCCAACTCCTTCTCATGGGTTGGGTTGAGAGCAAGAGATGGGTTGACTTCTTCAACCCTGAATCACAATCTGTTGACTGGGCCACTCCCTGGTCTAAAACTGCCGAGAACTTTGCTAATGCTACAGGAGAACAAGGTTATCCAGGCGGCAAATTCTTTGACCCTTTGAGCTTTGCAGGTACGATCCAGAACGGTGTTTATATTCCAGATACCGAGAAGCTTGACAGACTCAAGTTGGCTGAGATTAAGCATGCAAGACTAGCAATGGTTGCAATGTTGATTTTCTACTTTGAGGCAGGGCAAGGGAAAACACCACTTGGTGCTCTTGGGTTATAA
- the LOC122599889 gene encoding 3-hydroxyacyl-[acyl-carrier-protein] dehydratase FabZ-like: MASSTLSHSLISHSHISSNQTPPKTISISSFNQLSFSRSQLKSRFITKCTSSASSDSNTSKDETPIELRFPAYPTVVDINQIREILPHRFPFLLVDRVIEYNPGVSAVGIKNVTINDNFFPGHFPDRPIMPGVLMVEAMAQVGGLVMLQPEVGGSRDSFFFAGIDKVRFRKPVIAGDTLVMRMTLTKLQKRFGIAKMDGKAYVGGEVVCEGEFLMAMGNTD; the protein is encoded by the exons ATGGCTTCTTCAACTCTCTCTCATTCCCTCATTTCTCACTCTCATATCTCATCCAATCAAACCCCTCCTAAAACCATCTCCATTTCATCCTTCAATCAATTATCTTTTTCAAGATCCCAATTGAAATCAAGATTTATCACTAAATGCACTTCAAGTGCTAGTAGTGATAGTAAtacttcaaaagatgaaacccCAATTGAACTTA GGTTTCCTGCTTATCCTACTGTTGTTGATATTAATCAGATTCGTGAGATTTTGCCACACAG ATTTCCATTTCTTTTAGTGGACAGGGTGATTGAGTATAATCCAGGAGTTTCAGCGGTTGGGATCAAGAATGTGACCATAAATGACAACTTTTTTCCTGGTCATTTTCCCGATAGACCAATTATGCCTGGTGTTCTTATGGTTGAG GCAATGGCACAAGTTGGTGGTTTGGTAATGCTGCAACCAGAAGTTGGCGGGTCTCGTGACAGTTTCTTCTTTGCTGGAATTGACAAAGTCAGGTTCAGAAAACCGGTGATCGCTGGAGACACTTTGGTCATGAGAATGACACTCACCAAACTTCAAAAACGCTTTGGAATCGCAAAGATGGACGGGAAGGCGTATGTTGGAGGCGAGGTTGTCTGTGAGGGTGAGTTCTTGATGGCAATGGGTAACACTGACTGA